A window of Eretmochelys imbricata isolate rEreImb1 chromosome 25, rEreImb1.hap1, whole genome shotgun sequence contains these coding sequences:
- the NCLN gene encoding BOS complex subunit NCLN isoform X2 encodes MLEEAGEVLESVLKASCLPLSFLLFLPAVLLLLGPPPAAEAAHEFTVYRMQQYELGGQPYGTRNAVLNTEARTVEADVLSRRCVMMRLVDFSYEQYQKALRQSAGAVVIILPKAMSAVPQDVVRQFMEIEPEMLAMETIVPVYFAVEDEELLSIYEQTRVASTSQGSASAAEVLLHTATANGFQMVTSGAQSKAVSDWLITSLEGRLTGLGGEDLPTIVIVAHYDSFGVAPWLSHGADSNGSGISGLLELARLFSRLYTYKRTHAGYNMLFFASGGGKFNYQGTKRWLEDNLDHTDSSLLQDNVAFVLCLDTLGRGNSLHLHVSKPPKEGTLQHAFLRELEMVVASQFPEVKFSMVHKKINLAEDMLAWEHERFAIRRLPAFTISHLESHRDGPRNSIMDMRSRVDSKTLTRNTRIIAEALTRVIYNLTEKGAPADLQIFTEQMIQQEQLESVMDWLTSQPRAAQLVDKDSTFLNTLEYYMSRYLKDVKQHHVKADKRDPEFVFYDQLKQVMNAYRVKPAIFDLLLALCIAVYLGVAYVAVQHFGILYKTVQRLSLKSKQQ; translated from the exons ATGCTGGAAGAGGCGGGCGAGGTGCTGGAGTCGGTGCTGAAGGCCTCGTGCCTGCCGCTCAGCTTCCTGCTCTTCCTGCCGgccgtgctgctgctgctggggccgCCGCCCGCCGCCGAGGCCGCCCACGAGTTCACGGTCTATCGCATGCAGCAGTACGAGCTAGGCGGGCAGCCCTACG gcACCAGGAATGCAGTGTTAAACACAGAGGCCCGCACTGTAGAGGCGGACGTGTTGAGCCGCCGCTGCGTGATGATGCGGCTAGTGGATTTCTCGTATGAGCAGTACCAGAAGGCTCTCCGCCAGTCAGCTGGGGCCGTGGTGATCATCTTGCCCAAGGCCATGTCAGCAGTGCCGCAGGATGTTGTCAGG CAATTCATGGAGATAGAGCCAGAAATGCTGGCCATGGAAACCATTGTGCCGGTCTATTTTGCAGTAGAGGATGAAGAGCTGCTCTCCATCTATGAACAAACACGGGTTGCTTCTACATCACAGGGTTCGGCTTCAGCTGCTGAAG ttCTGCTGCACACAGCGACTGCCAACGGCTTCCAGATGGTTACGAGTGGGGCTCAGAGCAAAGCTGTCAGTGACTGGCTCATAACCAGCCTGGAG gggaggctgactggtctgGGAGGAGAGGATCTGCCCACCATTGTAATAGTTGCCCATTATGATTCTTTCGGCGTGGCCCCA TGGCTGTCTCATGGTGCAGACTCCAATGGCAGTGGCATCTCTGGGCTACTGGAGCTAGCCAGGCTCTTTTCTCGACTCTACACCTACAAACGTACCCATGCTGG GTATAATATGTTGTTCTTTGCATCTGGAGGCGGTAAATTTAACTATCAAGGAACCAAGAGGTGGTTAGAAGACAACTTGGATCACACAG ATTCCAGTTTGCTGCAGGATAATGTGGCGTTTGTTCTGTGCCTTGACACCCTGGGCAGAGGGAACAGTCTTCACCTCCACGTCTCAAAACCTCCTAAGGAGGGGACCCTTCAGCATGCTTTTCTGAGGGAGCTGGAAATG GTGGTCGCGAGCCAGTTTCCAGAAGTGAAATTCTCCATGGTGCACAAGAAGATAAACCTGGCTGAGGACATGCTGGCATGGGAACATGAACGCTTTGCAATCCGCCGCCTGCCTGCATTCACCATTTCCCACCTGGAGAGCCACCGGGACGGCCCACGCAACAGCATCATGGACATGAG GTCACGAGTTGACTCTAAGACTCTAACCCGTAACACCAGGATCATTGCTGAGGCATTGACTCGGGTCATCTACAACCTAACTGAGAAG GGAGCGCCTGCTGACCTGCAGATCTTCACAGAGCAGatg AttcagcaggagcagctggagtCTGTGATGGACTGGCTGACCAGTCAGCCCAGAGCGGCCCAGCTTGTAGATAAAGACAGCACCTTCCTCAACACCTTAGAATATTACATGAGCCGCTATCTGAAGGATGTCAAACAGCATCATGTGAAGGCAGATAAACG GGACCCTGAGTTTGTTTTCTATGACCAGTTGAAGCAGGTGATGAACGCATACAG GGTGAAGCCAGCAATCTTTGACCTGCTCCTGGCTCTCTGTATAGCAGTCTACCTCGGAGTTGCCTATGTTGCAGTCCAG CACTTTGGTATCCTTTACAAGACGGTACAGAGATTATCCCTTAAATCCAAGCAGCAGTGA
- the NCLN gene encoding BOS complex subunit NCLN isoform X1, giving the protein MLEEAGEVLESVLKASCLPLSFLLFLPAVLLLLGPPPAAEAAHEFTVYRMQQYELGGQPYGTRNAVLNTEARTVEADVLSRRCVMMRLVDFSYEQYQKALRQSAGAVVIILPKAMSAVPQDVVRQFMEIEPEMLAMETIVPVYFAVEDEELLSIYEQTRVASTSQGSASAAEVLLHTATANGFQMVTSGAQSKAVSDWLITSLEGRLTGLGGEDLPTIVIVAHYDSFGVAPWLSHGADSNGSGISGLLELARLFSRLYTYKRTHAGYNMLFFASGGGKFNYQGTKRWLEDNLDHTDSSLLQDNVAFVLCLDTLGRGNSLHLHVSKPPKEGTLQHAFLRELEMVVASQFPEVKFSMVHKKINLAEDMLAWEHERFAIRRLPAFTISHLESHRDGPRNSIMDMRSRVDSKTLTRNTRIIAEALTRVIYNLTEKGAPADLQIFTEQMQIQQEQLESVMDWLTSQPRAAQLVDKDSTFLNTLEYYMSRYLKDVKQHHVKADKRDPEFVFYDQLKQVMNAYRVKPAIFDLLLALCIAVYLGVAYVAVQHFGILYKTVQRLSLKSKQQ; this is encoded by the exons ATGCTGGAAGAGGCGGGCGAGGTGCTGGAGTCGGTGCTGAAGGCCTCGTGCCTGCCGCTCAGCTTCCTGCTCTTCCTGCCGgccgtgctgctgctgctggggccgCCGCCCGCCGCCGAGGCCGCCCACGAGTTCACGGTCTATCGCATGCAGCAGTACGAGCTAGGCGGGCAGCCCTACG gcACCAGGAATGCAGTGTTAAACACAGAGGCCCGCACTGTAGAGGCGGACGTGTTGAGCCGCCGCTGCGTGATGATGCGGCTAGTGGATTTCTCGTATGAGCAGTACCAGAAGGCTCTCCGCCAGTCAGCTGGGGCCGTGGTGATCATCTTGCCCAAGGCCATGTCAGCAGTGCCGCAGGATGTTGTCAGG CAATTCATGGAGATAGAGCCAGAAATGCTGGCCATGGAAACCATTGTGCCGGTCTATTTTGCAGTAGAGGATGAAGAGCTGCTCTCCATCTATGAACAAACACGGGTTGCTTCTACATCACAGGGTTCGGCTTCAGCTGCTGAAG ttCTGCTGCACACAGCGACTGCCAACGGCTTCCAGATGGTTACGAGTGGGGCTCAGAGCAAAGCTGTCAGTGACTGGCTCATAACCAGCCTGGAG gggaggctgactggtctgGGAGGAGAGGATCTGCCCACCATTGTAATAGTTGCCCATTATGATTCTTTCGGCGTGGCCCCA TGGCTGTCTCATGGTGCAGACTCCAATGGCAGTGGCATCTCTGGGCTACTGGAGCTAGCCAGGCTCTTTTCTCGACTCTACACCTACAAACGTACCCATGCTGG GTATAATATGTTGTTCTTTGCATCTGGAGGCGGTAAATTTAACTATCAAGGAACCAAGAGGTGGTTAGAAGACAACTTGGATCACACAG ATTCCAGTTTGCTGCAGGATAATGTGGCGTTTGTTCTGTGCCTTGACACCCTGGGCAGAGGGAACAGTCTTCACCTCCACGTCTCAAAACCTCCTAAGGAGGGGACCCTTCAGCATGCTTTTCTGAGGGAGCTGGAAATG GTGGTCGCGAGCCAGTTTCCAGAAGTGAAATTCTCCATGGTGCACAAGAAGATAAACCTGGCTGAGGACATGCTGGCATGGGAACATGAACGCTTTGCAATCCGCCGCCTGCCTGCATTCACCATTTCCCACCTGGAGAGCCACCGGGACGGCCCACGCAACAGCATCATGGACATGAG GTCACGAGTTGACTCTAAGACTCTAACCCGTAACACCAGGATCATTGCTGAGGCATTGACTCGGGTCATCTACAACCTAACTGAGAAG GGAGCGCCTGCTGACCTGCAGATCTTCACAGAGCAGatg CAGAttcagcaggagcagctggagtCTGTGATGGACTGGCTGACCAGTCAGCCCAGAGCGGCCCAGCTTGTAGATAAAGACAGCACCTTCCTCAACACCTTAGAATATTACATGAGCCGCTATCTGAAGGATGTCAAACAGCATCATGTGAAGGCAGATAAACG GGACCCTGAGTTTGTTTTCTATGACCAGTTGAAGCAGGTGATGAACGCATACAG GGTGAAGCCAGCAATCTTTGACCTGCTCCTGGCTCTCTGTATAGCAGTCTACCTCGGAGTTGCCTATGTTGCAGTCCAG CACTTTGGTATCCTTTACAAGACGGTACAGAGATTATCCCTTAAATCCAAGCAGCAGTGA